Below is a genomic region from Henckelia pumila isolate YLH828 chromosome 3, ASM3356847v2, whole genome shotgun sequence.
TGTACTTGaagagttcggaccttccgaacttcaTTGAGTCAAATCACTAATCAGAAAGCCCATACTTTCTTATCCAAAGGAGATCAGACCTTCTGATCTGTAGTTCGGAACGTCCCAACTGCTCGGTGCCTCTGATCTTGTATATTGCCTCCAAACACTTCGGATCCATTGATCCTTTCTTCCTTCAAGTTCGGATCTTCCAATCTACTCGGGGTCTTGGGGGTCTTCCCAATCATTTTTTGAACGTTTTGAATCCAATTTTCAACTCCATAAATCCAAACGAGGAACCCTTGAACATGTTTTGACCATTTAAACATGATTAGATAGTTGATTATCTTAATTAAGAATTGGGCTACTACATCTAGTCCATGCAGCCCATCTTTGGCCCTCAACTTACCGAAATTACGGATTTCCTCCAACACTCCGATGATGTCAAAAAGGGTTAAAACGTATCTACACCAGTCAGAAGGACTACCTCACCATCAAGAAGACCTAACAGTCAAGAAAGGGGTGGGAGAGGACCTTGAAGCAGTAAAGAACATGGTGGAAGTGTACCAAGCTACTCATCTCATAATCCTTAtagaatatataatttgatCATGACAAAACATAACTCTTGTTATTATTCTATATTATCAGTTCAGTTTACAATTTATCTATGAGATTTTTATTTCTCATCAGATCAGTTCGAACAAGTTCAAACAAAATCTTATCATTGGTAATTGGTTTTGTGagttttgacatcaccaaaagAGGGAAAACTGATAAAGTAATATCtaaattttggtgataacaattCTATAAAGCAAATTACTCGAACAAGATAAAAATTCCTTAAGCAAATCAGTTGGGAACGTTGAACAAAACCAAGGACTTAATCGATAAATTTCATAAACAATCCTAGTAATCGATCTCAACAAAGACTAAGATGATAATGAATCTCTTATCGGATTAGTATTTTTAATTGGACCAAGTTTTGTCTAAAGAAAAACTAGTATGGCCTTCCCAGATCAATCTTCGTTATCGATCATACCAGTTCATGTGTCAGACCGGCCAGTTCAATAGTCCAGACCAGAATACCAGATCAATCTCTCATCCGAACAACTTGCACTTCCAATTCAAGATTAATCTAGGTTGTTGGagaaaagacaaagaaaataaaGACGTTATTTCCATATCTATCCATATTCCAAATGCCCTACACAATCAGTAATATATTTGAAAAGAAGACAAAGACAATGTCGCATTCTGCTTAATTTTCGACTATTTTTTGAACAAATATGCACCGGCTAGATTTTATAACGTTGGAAATTCTCTCCTATAAATACTCGAAGAGTAGGTTTTGCAGTCTCTCTTGAAACTTCTGAATCATCAATCGAGCATACAAGTAAGTGTTCTCAAATCTTTCACATTCTTCATTCAAAGCAAAGAACCATATCAAACATTCGAGCTGCTATCATACATTTATTGTTTTATCAGATCAATTTCAGTGATCAATGTGATACTCTCTCAAGCTTCGAAGATCATATTTAgcatttttgtttgtttgtaactctatcagaaatttttttgatttgagATAGTGTTGCTAGGAGTTCCAGTAAAAggttgattggattggatttgcgCAAAGtattgtataaatcaaattcttctagtGAAAATCCTTCTGCAAACAGAACAAGTAGAGACATGAAAGCTTTGACTTCTaacttccataaaaaatctCGTGCTCTTTACTCATTTTCTGTCTGACCAGATCAGTTCTCACAAGAAAAATTTCTGTTAAGCAAAATTTAGCAATTGAGCTGGTAACTCAGCTCAGTTGTGAGAaaagtttttgaaaatatttttaagtatacaattaaaattgtttttgtgtTGGCATGGCTAACCGTGTGATGTCAAAGCTGCAATAAGGGCATCTCCAGTCATAAAATCCCAAAAATAGATTCATTTTTGCCGCATTCATTGCCACGTCAGAAGTTTAAAACCCACTATTTTTTATATCTTTCATCTCCGATCATAAAACCCAAAAACATAATTTTGTATAGGCCTCACTATCCCATCATATGTTATTCTCCCATTTTAATTTTCTACCTTTATTTATAATCAGAAAAACTGTATTTttggtcttgtatgtttgtcactttgcgatttcggtcctctatgttttcatatttcagtttgtcctgcatgtttcgatttttgtcaatttcagtcttttttttcaaaaatgattacgtgacactatacacttcagctccacatcagcactgcaatggtgccacatcagcgtcacatcggaaaaatgactaaaatcgccaaaaaaataaagatagcggactaaaactaaaacatgaaaatatagaggaccaaaatcgcaaagtgaaaAACCTACAGGACCAAAAATGCAATTTTTCCTTTATAATTTTTCACTTATATATTTAACTaaacatatatttataatatcattttaacttatataatatattaataatatatgttaatttttaataatttaataaatttaaaaatcatcaaaattattaaaccaaaaaagatatataaaatatattttttaataatgtaataaatttatataattaaaaagtaacgaaaatttttatgtaaaaaacttgtatataaatataagcaaaagaaaaaaaaattaaaaaaaaaataagggcTCATGCGGCCAGCAGCTTTACGCGTTGAATCTTCTTGACGAATGGTTTGTCTCTCAAATTAGGAATTTTAACTCCTTTTCTGATAGTTCTTTTTCTTGAACCATGTTAGGTTTTTTTGACTTTGTAGTGGGTTACATTTTTTAACTAACTTTTTAAACAATCATTGGAGATTTGGAGGTGTAGACGAGCAAAATATGGCGTGGAGAATTAAGTAACGTTATATTCTGCTCAACAGAATCCTCCAACATATTTCAATTCATAATTTATTGATTAATCCacaaataacaaatattaattaatttttgacaaATAAATGACAGAGCAGCACGTTGAATATGAACAAATTTAAACCATGGTGAAAATATGCGGTGAATGTCATACTATTCTAGAATTCATGCATTGGTCTTCAACTTTTGTTGGGTCTTTGGCCTGGCAAAGAAAGATGAAAGCACGCTCTTGCTACGACCAGGTGCACGTGGGCGTAAATTCTCCCTTGGAATGTCAAAGGATCTATATGGAGTCATAGGTTTGGAGCCCTCCAAGGACTCCTGCAAAAGAAATTTCTTCCATTGGTTTCACAGTTTTTGACAAAATCAGAGAAAAGCTAAACTTGAAACATTGAAGTTCATTATTTACCATTATTCAGATGAATTAACATTGAATGaagaaagaaatcaagaatgACTTCTATAGAAATTTGACATTACCCGTCGTGTAACCCCCAGTGTTTGCATAGCCACAGTTGAAGCCGACATGGATTTCAACCACGCTTTGTCATCAGTATCTATTTTACAGGGAACAAGTTTCACAAAACCAGTACTAAAAGGTTAAAATTTCTCTTCTTATACCCAGATCCACAGCATAACTAAAAGTATGGTTTATGTGTACCCGATAAGTTGAATGCACTAGATGTGTTTCCACTCGTTTTTGAGTCCTCAGTGCTGCAACAAGGGTaggaaaatatttaaaatcctTCGTGCTGGATCAATTTCAGGAAAGGATAGGAGAAATTTTCATTTAGTCAAACCTAGGACAAAAAACATCAAGGACTAACCTCATAATGCCACGTGGAAAGCCTTTCAAGGTTGACTTGGTTTCTGATGCTAGATGCCAAGAGAGAGTAGTTGCAGCAGAAGCACCTAGGCAATTTGAAAACATAACATTATTTACAAGCTCTATATAATCAAGTTAAAACACTTTCGAAATCAACCACCTGAAGGATAAAGGCGACCTCTTGCTTGCATAGGTTGCCTAGGATCTGTTTGTATCTGTGGGCTGAAGTGCACCTTCTTGCTGACAGAGTCTAGATTAGCATCACAAAGAGAGAATTTGATGAGAGACTCAAAGCACTTGAATCTTATAAAAGGCAAAAAGTATTCAAAGCAACCATTCATCTTACTAGGCAAAATGTAATGTTTGTGATGCCTTGGAATGATAGCTAATAACTGCTGCTGCCTAAGACCTTCTTTATCCGTGTATGTTTGGCATGTTAGAAGTTGCTTAAAAAGAAAAACATATTTCAGCCTCTCGGTCATCTTTTAGCAAATCTTCACCAAGGCGATAGAAAAATCTACCTGATTTAGGCATGTAACTTTCAGATCCATTGATGAGATCTCCAATGTCTGTTGCTCCAGAACATCACTTAACTTGTAAGCCACAGTACCAAGGTGGTCAATAGCATTGACAAGAGCTCTTACAGCGTAGTCCTTCAAATTATCCAGCACCCTTGTAAACAGCAAGAGAATACAGAGGAAAATTCACATGGCAAAGTATCATTACTTCTCTTTCCCATCAAAGGAGAAAGACAAAATGAATAATATCATTGTCCAAAAGAGTTTTCATACATGAACATCCAATGAAACACACAATCTCGCATTAAATATCACAAGAGCACCACATTTCTCCATTATTTACCGTCAAAAAAGGGTGCCAAAAACAACCAATCGAACACAGAAGGACCTCCAAAAAAACAGAGTTGAGCAAGATCACATGAGATAATTCTGCTGAAGTCTTACATTTGCTTCTGCTCACTGTGGAGATATGACTTCTCGCAATACTCTGCTGCGGAATGCAGTTGAGGCCGAAGGTTCTTGAGTTCCTGCAGAGACATGATATGATGATAAACAATGAATAACCCTATGCTAAAGTTGTGAAAATTGGAATGAATAGAAACCATGCATCAgcataaaaaacacaaaaagccAATATCATAAAAAAGCACAACTGCTATCACCGAAATTGAACAAAATGTATGGTCCAAAAAGAATTGAACAAAATTGTCAACTAAATCAACTAACACGATGTAGAACAGTACACACTTCCCAAATCACATAACTCCGGATTTCCCATCGCTGACATGCAAttttgtaccaaaataatcatTGATTATCTATACGGGGACCAAAAGAATCGAACTGAATCGAACTCAACCAAGGTAATTTACATAACTCAACGCCAAATCCAAACACAGAACTATTACTCAAATTTACTCTCATTCTGTCCACTACGAAGCGAAAAAGACAAAATGAAGTCAAACTAAAGTCAAGCACAAATCTTCACAATCATATACCAATCTATTCCCAGATCTGATCCAATTTTTCCAGCCAAAACCCAAATATAATTAGAGAGAAAACAGTTATTATCACAATTGCAAGAGAATCACCTGTAAGGCAGTCACAAAACTCTTGCTTCTCTCCATCGATACCTCATCAAACGTCCTCGGTCGAGCTTTCTCCACCTCCATA
It encodes:
- the LOC140891148 gene encoding protein ABIL1-like, with product MEVEKARPRTFDEVSMERSKSFVTALQELKNLRPQLHSAAEYCEKSYLHSEQKQMVLDNLKDYAVRALVNAIDHLGTVAYKLSDVLEQQTLEISSMDLKVTCLNQQLLTCQTYTDKEGLRQQQLLAIIPRHHKHYILPNSVSKKVHFSPQIQTDPRQPMQARGRLYPSGASAATTLSWHLASETKSTLKGFPRGIMSTEDSKTSGNTSSAFNLSDTDDKAWLKSMSASTVAMQTLGVTRRESLEGSKPMTPYRSFDIPRENLRPRAPGRSKSVLSSFFARPKTQQKLKTNA